A genomic window from Betta splendens chromosome 24, fBetSpl5.4, whole genome shotgun sequence includes:
- the ncoa1 gene encoding nuclear receptor coactivator 1 isoform X2, with the protein MSAVGESPLDPAAPESRKRKGSPCDTSGQSLEKRRRELECRYIEELAELLSSNMSDIASLSVKPDKCHILKSTVDQIQQIKRREQEKAALLSPDDEVQKSDISSSSQGMVEKAALGPMLLEALDGFFFVVNREGRIVFVSENVTGYLGYTQEELMTSSVYSILHVGDHDKIVRILLPKSLVNGVPWPQELGRRNSHTFEIRLLKRPPDEADSENLEARQQYEVMQCFTVSQPRTVQEEGDDLQSCLICIACRLPRAQPVNTESFITKQDPTGKIISIETSALRATGRAGWEDLVRKCIYAFFQPQGKEPSHAKKLLQEVMTHGTAISPLYRFTLSDGTALSAQTRCKFCCPPNPDVQPFIMGIHTIDREHNTASSQENTNPSLPQTLGSLAQTPSRSPTLPPSSNSNQGSSLAASSLHPNNSNASSHGLNPATPAGYLTPNRTCAQQVNSPSPLSSPLTATPTSFLPPRMPRASPGLGGSPRVPGNPFSPSTAGHHSPAGALSSGGNLNGQQSGGDSNSGSTGSFSLSSPVLQRQASTPTSSSTRPPSAKPQEGGEGGGEDSVKAPLPSASHLGNPRLSQLLDCNGTGPESNNNSINCTSSPHLPNPPPTPHCPASHSTLTERHKILHRLLQDSSPNDASATTEEGLNKNEVEIKKEPPTSPALTSPPPRSSSREPQDHQLLRFLLDTDEKDLGDLPPPSALSLQTVRVKVEKRGNREGAACTGSAPAGGGGASKSSNAACISPKPSPVGENRRNSRKDSRDSTTSGGPVDMDPLTQLLPGLGSTSDDSATPGGGLPLPSPNSQSQPPVQLQSPIPQLQSPLSQPQSLPHLQSPSPQLHSPSPQLKLQSPIQLQPGEGTPRNVNVKREPPGTPNRGLSEGGPPSGCSLQSQTFDFCSPPTPSQTQAQGQGDPFQPTKDGSPFPETDGINPFSSTTGLTKMDVGDSQFQPLALSDTSPFDGLGAPIQAPLASPQEQCVPCTLDEVLGPPTTPEGRNDEKALLEQLVSFLSGTDESELAELDKALGIDKLVQGGCFEPLPQTFPPQQATATPVSIDPKLPTYASQFTPAPQPQFPPEVATMGTPGLGFGSPRGAFPGGTAGIGLRPGMARPQGTAPQLRLPPNQLRLQLQQRLQGPQQLQNRVAGMNPFLAGAQHANMGIRQGVQQPQMPSQPPLNAQMLAQRQRELYSIQHRQRQLFQQKVMLMRQNIPGAPAGAVGPIGAVRAPKSSTATPQQQQQQPQPQQFNFPPGYNPIAGNPPTSPSHFSPLDTKLPSRVPVSNQTLMSGVQGQFSSTVNSSIQQGLFQQFVGSAMVQQDPPFPPEMSPTSPLLSPQNPTSQSPLLQQAAPLGYQSPDMKGWQQTSMSSNSLFSPSGQSAGQNFGQQGVYNNMSITVSMAGGSGGVGSLPPMGQQVGMSNSNLSNVGSVCSDQQVQQVQVFADVQCTVNLVGSDSYLNQGSIGAAAAQKGPGPQGPQNNQAQQKSLLQQLLTE; encoded by the exons GgagctggctgagctgctgtcatCCAATATGAGCGACATCGCCAGTCTCAGTGTCAAACCCGACAAGTGTCACATCCTCAAGAGCACGGTGGACCAAATCCAGCAGATAAAGCGGCGCGAGCAGG AGAAAGCAGCTCTTCTGTCTCCAGACGATGAGGTTCAGAAGAGCGacatctcctccagcagccaggGAATGGTGGAGAAGGCGGCGCTGGGGCCTATGCTGCTAGAG GCCCTTGATGGGTTTTTCTTTGTCGTCAACCGCGAGGGCCGCATCGTCTTTGTTTCTGAGAATGTGACGGGTTACCTTGGATACacccaggaggagctgatgaCCTCAAGTGTCTACAGCATCCTCCATGTGGGGGACCACGATAAAATCGTACGCATTCTGCTGCCTAAAAGCCTGG TCAACGGCGTGCCGTGGCCACAGGAACTCGGCCGGAGAAACAGCCACACCTTCGAGATTCGCCTGTTGAAGAGGCCGCCGGACGAGGCGGACTCAGAGAACCTGGAGGCTCGGCAGCAGTACGAGGTCATGCAGTGTTTCACCGTGTCCCAGCCTCGGACCGTGCAGGAAGAGGGCGACG ACCTGCAGAGCTGCCTAATCTGTATAGCCTGTCGGTTACCTCGCGCCCAGCCTGTCAACACTGAGTCCTTCATCACGAAGCAGGACCCCACAG GGAAGATCATCTCCATAGAAACTAGTGCTTTGCGAGCAACGGGCCGAGCTGGCTGGGAGGACCTGGTCAGGAAGTGCATCTACGCTTTCTTTCAGCCGCAGGGCAAGGAGCCCTCCCACGCCAAGAAGCTGCTTCAGGAGG TGATGACCCATGGCACCGCCATCAGCCCTCTGTACCGTTTCACACTCAGTGATGGCACCGCGCTCAGCGCTCAGACGCGCTGCAAGTTCTGCTGCCCTCCCAACCCTGATGTCCAGCCCTTCATCATGGGCATTCACACTATTGACAG GGAACACAACACTGCTAGCTCTCAGGAAAACACTAACCCCAGCCTTCCACAGACCCTTGGCAGCCTTGCCCAAACTCCATCCCGCTCCCCAACCCTTCCTCCCAGCAGCAACTCGAATCAAGGCTCCAGCCTCGCCGCATCAAGCCTTCACCCCAACAACAGCAACGCCTCTTCCCACGGACTCAACCCAGCCACACCCGCAGGCTACCTGACGCCCAATCGGACATGTGCCCAACAGGTCAACAGTCCATCTCCTTTGAGCAGCCCACTCACAGCCACCCCTACCTCTTTTCTGCCACCCAGGATGCCACGGGCCAGTCCTGGGTTAGGGGGAAGCCCTCGAGTACCAGGGAACCCCTTTTCTCCCTCCACAGCAGGCCACCATTCCCCAGCTGGGGCACTGAGCAGTGGAGGCAACCTCAATGGGCAGCAGTCTGGTGGTGATAGTAATAGTGGGTCAACGGGGTCTTTCTCCCTGTCCTCCCCTGTCCTTCAGCGACAAGCCAGTACACCCACCAGCTCCTCAACTCGGCCACCATCAGCGAAACcccaggaaggaggagaaggaggaggagaggactcAGTCAAAGCCCCTCTTCCTTCTGCCTCACACCTTGGGAACCCGAGGCTCAGTCAGCTCCTGGATTGCAATGGTACAGGACCTGaatccaacaacaacagcatcaaCTGCACATCATCACCTCATCTTCCCAACCCCCCTCCGACCCCCCACTGCCCTGCCTCTCACAGCACTCTAACAGAACGGCATAAGATCCTCCACCGGTTGCTCCAGGACAGTAGTCCCAACGACGCCTCTGCCACCACTGAGGAAGgactaaataaaaatgaagttGAGATTAAGAAGGAGCCGCCCACAAGTCCAGCCCTAACCTCACCACCTCCTAGGTCCAGCTCCAGGGAGCCACAGGATCACCAGCTGCTCCGGTTTCTTTTGGACACCGATGAAAAG GACTTGGGAGACCTGCCGCCTCCGTCCGCTCTCAGCCTGCAGACAGTCAGGGTGAAGGTGGAGAAACGAGGCAACAGAGAAGGAGCAGCCTGTACGGGCTCCgcgcctgcaggaggaggaggcgcatcCAAATCCAGCAACGCGGCCTGCATCAGCCCTAAACCAAGTCCCGTTGGAGAGAACCGCCGCAACAGCCGCAAGGACAGCAGAGACTCCACG ACGTCGGGTGGACCTGTCGACATGGACCCTCTCACCCAGCTGCTGCCTGGCCTTGGAAGCACGAGTGACGATTCAGCCACACCTGGAGGAGGCCTCCCACTCCCGTCTCCAAACTCCCAGTCTCAGCCCCCAGTACAGCTCCAGTCCCCCATTCCTCAGCTTCAGTCCCCTCTATCTCAGCCCCAGTCCCTTCCCCATTTGCAGTCTCCGTCACCCCAGCTCCACTCCCCTTCCCCTCAGCTCAAACTGCAGTCACCCATTCAGCTCCAGCCAGGGGAGGGCACTCCCCGCAACGTGAACGTAAAGAGAGAGCCTCCTGGCACCCCTAACAGAG GTCTCAGCGAAGGAGGTCCGCCCTCCGGTTGCAGCCTCCAAAGTCAGACATTTGATTTCTGCAGTCCTCCGACACCAAGCCAGACACAGGCCCAAGGACAGGGAGACCCCTTCCAGCCCACCAAAGACGGCAGCCCCTTCCCAGAGACGGACGGTATCAACCCATTCAGTTCAACCACTG GCTTAACTAAGATGGACGTGGGAGATTCCCAGTTCCAGCCTCTGGCTCTGTCTGACACCTCGCCGTTTGATGGTCTTGGAGCTCCTATACAGGCTCCCTTGGCATCACCACAAGA GCAGTGTGTGCCCTGCACGCTGGACGAGGTGCTCGGCCCTCCCACCACGCCTGAAGGCCGAAACGACGAGAAAGCTCTGTTGGAGCAGCTGGTGTCCTTCCTCAGTGGGACCGATGAGAGTGAACTGGCGGAGCTGGACAAGGCCTTGGGTATCGACAAACTTGTTCAG GGTGGATGTTTCGAGCCTCTGCCTCAAACCTTCCCGCCCCAGCAGGCCACTGCCACCCCAGTGTCCATAGACCCCAAACTCCCCACCTACGCCTCCCAGTTTACACCGGCTCCACAACCTCAGTTTCCGCCTGAAGTCGCCACCATGGGGACACCGGGTCTGGGGTTTGGGTCCCCTCGAGGGGCTTTCCCCGGTGGGACGGCAGGCATAGGTCTCAGGCCAGGGATGGCCCGGCCCCAGGGGACGGCTCCGCAGCTCCGGCTGCCGCCCAACCAGCTGCgcttgcagctgcagcagagactgcAGGGCCCACAGCAG CTCCAGAACAGAGTGGCAGGCATGAATCCATTTCTTGCAGGCGCCCAGCATGCAAACATGGGGATACGCCAGGGGGTTCAACAACCTCAGATGCCCTCGCAA CCTCCACTGAACGCTCAGATGCTGGCCCAGCGCCAGAGGGAACTCTACAGCATCCAGCACCGCCAGCGCCAGCTTTTCCAACAGAAGGTCATGCTGATGAGACAGAACATACCAGGCGCTCCAGCTGGAGCCGTGGGCCCCATCGGAGCTGTCCGGGCCCCAAAAAGCTCCACCGCaacacctcagcagcagcagcagcagccgcagccgcagcagtTCAACTTCCCACCAGGGTACAACCCGATAGCGGGGAACCCCCCTACCTCACCAAGTCATTTCAGCCCTCTGGACACCAAGCTGCCCAGCAGAGTCCCTGTGAGTAACCAGACGCTGATGAGCGGTGTGCAGGGCCAGTTCAGCAGCACCGTCAACTCCTCAATCCAGCAGGGCTTGTTCCAGCAGTTTGTAGGCTCTG CTATGGTCCAGCAAGACCCACCTTTCCCTCCTGAGATGAGCCCGACCAGCCCACTGTTGTCGCCTCAAAACCCCACCTCCCAGAGTCCTCTGCTCCAGCAAGCTGCGCCTCTCGGCTACCAGTCCCCCGACATGAAAGGCTGGCAGCAGACCAGCATGAGCAGCAACAG cctGTTCAGCCCATCGGGGCAGAGTGCAGGGCAGAACTTTGGCCAGCAGGGGGTTTACAACAACATGAGCATCACCGTCTCCATGGCCGGAGGCTCCGGGGGTGTTGGCTCGCTACCTCCCATGGGGCAGCAGGTCGGCATGAGCAACAGTAACCTCAGCAACGTCGGCTCAGTGTGCAGCGACCAGCAG GTGCAGCAGGTTCAGGTCTTTGCAGACGTCCAGTGCACGGTGAACCTGGTTGGCAGCGACTCCTACCTGAACCAGGGATCCATCGGAGCGGCAGCCGCACAGAAGGGCCCCGGACCACAGGGCCCCCAGAACAACCAGGCGCAGCAGAagagcctcctccagcagctgctcactgAGTGA
- the ncoa1 gene encoding nuclear receptor coactivator 1 isoform X1 — translation MSAVGESPLDPAAPESRKRKGSPCDTSGQSLEKRRRELECRYIEELAELLSSNMSDIASLSVKPDKCHILKSTVDQIQQIKRREQEKAALLSPDDEVQKSDISSSSQGMVEKAALGPMLLEALDGFFFVVNREGRIVFVSENVTGYLGYTQEELMTSSVYSILHVGDHDKIVRILLPKSLVNGVPWPQELGRRNSHTFEIRLLKRPPDEADSENLEARQQYEVMQCFTVSQPRTVQEEGDDLQSCLICIACRLPRAQPVNTESFITKQDPTGKIISIETSALRATGRAGWEDLVRKCIYAFFQPQGKEPSHAKKLLQEVMTHGTAISPLYRFTLSDGTALSAQTRCKFCCPPNPDVQPFIMGIHTIDREHNTASSQENTNPSLPQTLGSLAQTPSRSPTLPPSSNSNQGSSLAASSLHPNNSNASSHGLNPATPAGYLTPNRTCAQQVNSPSPLSSPLTATPTSFLPPRMPRASPGLGGSPRVPGNPFSPSTAGHHSPAGALSSGGNLNGQQSGGDSNSGSTGSFSLSSPVLQRQASTPTSSSTRPPSAKPQEGGEGGGEDSVKAPLPSASHLGNPRLSQLLDCNGTGPESNNNSINCTSSPHLPNPPPTPHCPASHSTLTERHKILHRLLQDSSPNDASATTEEGLNKNEVEIKKEPPTSPALTSPPPRSSSREPQDHQLLRFLLDTDEKDLGDLPPPSALSLQTVRVKVEKRGNREGAACTGSAPAGGGGASKSSNAACISPKPSPVGENRRNSRKDSRDSTTSGGPVDMDPLTQLLPGLGSTSDDSATPGGGLPLPSPNSQSQPPVQLQSPIPQLQSPLSQPQSLPHLQSPSPQLHSPSPQLKLQSPIQLQPGEGTPRNVNVKREPPGTPNRGLSEGGPPSGCSLQSQTFDFCSPPTPSQTQAQGQGDPFQPTKDGSPFPETDGINPFSSTTGLTKMDVGDSQFQPLALSDTSPFDGLGAPIQAPLASPQEQCVPCTLDEVLGPPTTPEGRNDEKALLEQLVSFLSGTDESELAELDKALGIDKLVQGGCFEPLPQTFPPQQATATPVSIDPKLPTYASQFTPAPQPQFPPEVATMGTPGLGFGSPRGAFPGGTAGIGLRPGMARPQGTAPQLRLPPNQLRLQLQQRLQGPQQLQNRVAGMNPFLAGAQHANMGIRQGVQQPQMPSQQPPLNAQMLAQRQRELYSIQHRQRQLFQQKVMLMRQNIPGAPAGAVGPIGAVRAPKSSTATPQQQQQQPQPQQFNFPPGYNPIAGNPPTSPSHFSPLDTKLPSRVPVSNQTLMSGVQGQFSSTVNSSIQQGLFQQFVGSAMVQQDPPFPPEMSPTSPLLSPQNPTSQSPLLQQAAPLGYQSPDMKGWQQTSMSSNSLFSPSGQSAGQNFGQQGVYNNMSITVSMAGGSGGVGSLPPMGQQVGMSNSNLSNVGSVCSDQQVQQVQVFADVQCTVNLVGSDSYLNQGSIGAAAAQKGPGPQGPQNNQAQQKSLLQQLLTE, via the exons GgagctggctgagctgctgtcatCCAATATGAGCGACATCGCCAGTCTCAGTGTCAAACCCGACAAGTGTCACATCCTCAAGAGCACGGTGGACCAAATCCAGCAGATAAAGCGGCGCGAGCAGG AGAAAGCAGCTCTTCTGTCTCCAGACGATGAGGTTCAGAAGAGCGacatctcctccagcagccaggGAATGGTGGAGAAGGCGGCGCTGGGGCCTATGCTGCTAGAG GCCCTTGATGGGTTTTTCTTTGTCGTCAACCGCGAGGGCCGCATCGTCTTTGTTTCTGAGAATGTGACGGGTTACCTTGGATACacccaggaggagctgatgaCCTCAAGTGTCTACAGCATCCTCCATGTGGGGGACCACGATAAAATCGTACGCATTCTGCTGCCTAAAAGCCTGG TCAACGGCGTGCCGTGGCCACAGGAACTCGGCCGGAGAAACAGCCACACCTTCGAGATTCGCCTGTTGAAGAGGCCGCCGGACGAGGCGGACTCAGAGAACCTGGAGGCTCGGCAGCAGTACGAGGTCATGCAGTGTTTCACCGTGTCCCAGCCTCGGACCGTGCAGGAAGAGGGCGACG ACCTGCAGAGCTGCCTAATCTGTATAGCCTGTCGGTTACCTCGCGCCCAGCCTGTCAACACTGAGTCCTTCATCACGAAGCAGGACCCCACAG GGAAGATCATCTCCATAGAAACTAGTGCTTTGCGAGCAACGGGCCGAGCTGGCTGGGAGGACCTGGTCAGGAAGTGCATCTACGCTTTCTTTCAGCCGCAGGGCAAGGAGCCCTCCCACGCCAAGAAGCTGCTTCAGGAGG TGATGACCCATGGCACCGCCATCAGCCCTCTGTACCGTTTCACACTCAGTGATGGCACCGCGCTCAGCGCTCAGACGCGCTGCAAGTTCTGCTGCCCTCCCAACCCTGATGTCCAGCCCTTCATCATGGGCATTCACACTATTGACAG GGAACACAACACTGCTAGCTCTCAGGAAAACACTAACCCCAGCCTTCCACAGACCCTTGGCAGCCTTGCCCAAACTCCATCCCGCTCCCCAACCCTTCCTCCCAGCAGCAACTCGAATCAAGGCTCCAGCCTCGCCGCATCAAGCCTTCACCCCAACAACAGCAACGCCTCTTCCCACGGACTCAACCCAGCCACACCCGCAGGCTACCTGACGCCCAATCGGACATGTGCCCAACAGGTCAACAGTCCATCTCCTTTGAGCAGCCCACTCACAGCCACCCCTACCTCTTTTCTGCCACCCAGGATGCCACGGGCCAGTCCTGGGTTAGGGGGAAGCCCTCGAGTACCAGGGAACCCCTTTTCTCCCTCCACAGCAGGCCACCATTCCCCAGCTGGGGCACTGAGCAGTGGAGGCAACCTCAATGGGCAGCAGTCTGGTGGTGATAGTAATAGTGGGTCAACGGGGTCTTTCTCCCTGTCCTCCCCTGTCCTTCAGCGACAAGCCAGTACACCCACCAGCTCCTCAACTCGGCCACCATCAGCGAAACcccaggaaggaggagaaggaggaggagaggactcAGTCAAAGCCCCTCTTCCTTCTGCCTCACACCTTGGGAACCCGAGGCTCAGTCAGCTCCTGGATTGCAATGGTACAGGACCTGaatccaacaacaacagcatcaaCTGCACATCATCACCTCATCTTCCCAACCCCCCTCCGACCCCCCACTGCCCTGCCTCTCACAGCACTCTAACAGAACGGCATAAGATCCTCCACCGGTTGCTCCAGGACAGTAGTCCCAACGACGCCTCTGCCACCACTGAGGAAGgactaaataaaaatgaagttGAGATTAAGAAGGAGCCGCCCACAAGTCCAGCCCTAACCTCACCACCTCCTAGGTCCAGCTCCAGGGAGCCACAGGATCACCAGCTGCTCCGGTTTCTTTTGGACACCGATGAAAAG GACTTGGGAGACCTGCCGCCTCCGTCCGCTCTCAGCCTGCAGACAGTCAGGGTGAAGGTGGAGAAACGAGGCAACAGAGAAGGAGCAGCCTGTACGGGCTCCgcgcctgcaggaggaggaggcgcatcCAAATCCAGCAACGCGGCCTGCATCAGCCCTAAACCAAGTCCCGTTGGAGAGAACCGCCGCAACAGCCGCAAGGACAGCAGAGACTCCACG ACGTCGGGTGGACCTGTCGACATGGACCCTCTCACCCAGCTGCTGCCTGGCCTTGGAAGCACGAGTGACGATTCAGCCACACCTGGAGGAGGCCTCCCACTCCCGTCTCCAAACTCCCAGTCTCAGCCCCCAGTACAGCTCCAGTCCCCCATTCCTCAGCTTCAGTCCCCTCTATCTCAGCCCCAGTCCCTTCCCCATTTGCAGTCTCCGTCACCCCAGCTCCACTCCCCTTCCCCTCAGCTCAAACTGCAGTCACCCATTCAGCTCCAGCCAGGGGAGGGCACTCCCCGCAACGTGAACGTAAAGAGAGAGCCTCCTGGCACCCCTAACAGAG GTCTCAGCGAAGGAGGTCCGCCCTCCGGTTGCAGCCTCCAAAGTCAGACATTTGATTTCTGCAGTCCTCCGACACCAAGCCAGACACAGGCCCAAGGACAGGGAGACCCCTTCCAGCCCACCAAAGACGGCAGCCCCTTCCCAGAGACGGACGGTATCAACCCATTCAGTTCAACCACTG GCTTAACTAAGATGGACGTGGGAGATTCCCAGTTCCAGCCTCTGGCTCTGTCTGACACCTCGCCGTTTGATGGTCTTGGAGCTCCTATACAGGCTCCCTTGGCATCACCACAAGA GCAGTGTGTGCCCTGCACGCTGGACGAGGTGCTCGGCCCTCCCACCACGCCTGAAGGCCGAAACGACGAGAAAGCTCTGTTGGAGCAGCTGGTGTCCTTCCTCAGTGGGACCGATGAGAGTGAACTGGCGGAGCTGGACAAGGCCTTGGGTATCGACAAACTTGTTCAG GGTGGATGTTTCGAGCCTCTGCCTCAAACCTTCCCGCCCCAGCAGGCCACTGCCACCCCAGTGTCCATAGACCCCAAACTCCCCACCTACGCCTCCCAGTTTACACCGGCTCCACAACCTCAGTTTCCGCCTGAAGTCGCCACCATGGGGACACCGGGTCTGGGGTTTGGGTCCCCTCGAGGGGCTTTCCCCGGTGGGACGGCAGGCATAGGTCTCAGGCCAGGGATGGCCCGGCCCCAGGGGACGGCTCCGCAGCTCCGGCTGCCGCCCAACCAGCTGCgcttgcagctgcagcagagactgcAGGGCCCACAGCAG CTCCAGAACAGAGTGGCAGGCATGAATCCATTTCTTGCAGGCGCCCAGCATGCAAACATGGGGATACGCCAGGGGGTTCAACAACCTCAGATGCCCTCGCAA CAGCCTCCACTGAACGCTCAGATGCTGGCCCAGCGCCAGAGGGAACTCTACAGCATCCAGCACCGCCAGCGCCAGCTTTTCCAACAGAAGGTCATGCTGATGAGACAGAACATACCAGGCGCTCCAGCTGGAGCCGTGGGCCCCATCGGAGCTGTCCGGGCCCCAAAAAGCTCCACCGCaacacctcagcagcagcagcagcagccgcagccgcagcagtTCAACTTCCCACCAGGGTACAACCCGATAGCGGGGAACCCCCCTACCTCACCAAGTCATTTCAGCCCTCTGGACACCAAGCTGCCCAGCAGAGTCCCTGTGAGTAACCAGACGCTGATGAGCGGTGTGCAGGGCCAGTTCAGCAGCACCGTCAACTCCTCAATCCAGCAGGGCTTGTTCCAGCAGTTTGTAGGCTCTG CTATGGTCCAGCAAGACCCACCTTTCCCTCCTGAGATGAGCCCGACCAGCCCACTGTTGTCGCCTCAAAACCCCACCTCCCAGAGTCCTCTGCTCCAGCAAGCTGCGCCTCTCGGCTACCAGTCCCCCGACATGAAAGGCTGGCAGCAGACCAGCATGAGCAGCAACAG cctGTTCAGCCCATCGGGGCAGAGTGCAGGGCAGAACTTTGGCCAGCAGGGGGTTTACAACAACATGAGCATCACCGTCTCCATGGCCGGAGGCTCCGGGGGTGTTGGCTCGCTACCTCCCATGGGGCAGCAGGTCGGCATGAGCAACAGTAACCTCAGCAACGTCGGCTCAGTGTGCAGCGACCAGCAG GTGCAGCAGGTTCAGGTCTTTGCAGACGTCCAGTGCACGGTGAACCTGGTTGGCAGCGACTCCTACCTGAACCAGGGATCCATCGGAGCGGCAGCCGCACAGAAGGGCCCCGGACCACAGGGCCCCCAGAACAACCAGGCGCAGCAGAagagcctcctccagcagctgctcactgAGTGA